The window ACCCGGTCGAAAGCTACAGAAGCAAGCAACACGCTCTTTGAAAACAGACTTCCACCGGCGTTTGATAAATTTCCCGCTTGACAAGAACGGTATCTACAAGTCAACAGCGCTCGATGTCGTATTGATGTGAGCATTACCGACAGTAATCAAGCCCCTTCAAGTTTAAAACCTTTCTCCCGAAATAATCTTAGGCAGGCTTCGGCAACAGTCTTGTCGTAAATGATGTCACTGTTCTTCTCGATTTCATTCAGAGCTGCTTCAATGCCCAAACCAGCACGATAGGGCCTGTGTGAGGCCATGGCTTCAACAACGTCGGCAACGCTGAGGATACGGGCCTCGATCAGAATGTCATCCCCTATCAGATTTCTTGGATAACCTGAGCCATCCATCCGTTCATGGTGCTGGTAGACAATCTCAGCAAGGGGCCAGGGTGATTCCAAGTCTTTGAGCATTTCGTATCCTCTGCGGGCATGCTCCTTAATCAGGGAAAATTCTAAGTCAGACAGTTTTGTCGGCTTGGATAATATCTCGGCAGGGATGGATATTTTCCCAATGTCATGAATGGAACCGGCCATGCGGATGCCATTGATTTTATCCTGGGGCAAACCCATCTCCATAGCGATGGCACGGGCAAGGTCCGCAGATCGGATCTGGTGTCCGGATGTATAGGGATCCCTTGCCTCCACAGTGGAAGAGATGACCTGGATCGTTGTGCCAACTGCCTTTCTGAGACTTTCGAGGGTATCTTGGAGCCTCCTCTCCGCTTGCTTGCGCTCGGTGATATCCTCGGAGATGCCCAGCAGGTATTCGGGTTCTCCCTTTGCGTTCAGGATCGGCACCTTCTTGGTGTGCATGGTGCGCTTTCCCTTGTTGCGGGTCTGTAGAGGTTCCTCCGGTATATCCACAAGCTCCTTCCCGCGCAGAACATCTCGGTCCTTCTCGGTAAAGAAGTCCGCCTGCTCCTTCGGGAAGAAATCGTAATCGCTTTTCCCCAGCAGGTCCTCCCTAGAATGACCCAGCAGATCCTCTCCAGCCCGGTTGAACCGGACGAACCTGAGGTTCCCGGCATCCTTGAGGAAGATCATGTTCGGGATATTCTCGACAACCGAGTCGAGTAACGTATTCATCCGGCGCAGCGCATCCTCCGCCTGCTTGCGCTCGGTGATGATTTTTAAGAGTTCATTCCTGCGGTTTCGGAGTCTCCAGTATAAAATAAAAAGACCTATTGAAATACCAAAGGCAAGTGATACTGATATCGCAATTAAACCGAAGATCCTGATTTCTTTCTGCGAATACCCTGATAATATTTTTTTCCCAAACCACTTGGCATATATACGTTCGTATTCACCGCTTTGGCGTACCTTTCTAATTCCTTCATTCAAAAGGCTGAGTAATACTTTATCTCCTACTCTTACCGCCATCGACCATTTTAGGGTCCTTAGCGGCTCTCCCGTCACTTTAATTTTGTCACCAAACCTGAGTTCCTGGGACAGATAGGTAACTATCGGTTCGGGATAAGCAAACGCATCAACATCGCCGGCGATAAGGGAATAAAGTCCCTCAGCAGGAGTCCTTACAATACGGCATCTTATCGCAGGAAATTGCATCAGATAAAGGTGGGTTATGTGTTGATTAACACAGGCGACCGTTTTTCCTTTCAATGACTCGATGCCGGTAATATTATACTGCCCAGCCCTGACAATGATGACTTCCTTCATTTCAAGGATCGGATCACTGAAATCAAGAACAATATCCCTTTCTTTAGAATAGCCGGTGTCGTGGATGAAATCAGCCTTGCCTAAATTAAGATAATCAAGAACTTCAGACCATACCGGGGAATGAATGTAATTAGTTTGGCCGCCAATGGCTCTTATGACAGCGGTTGAAAGATCACGTCCGAAACCTGTTAAATTGCCATCTTTGTCGAGCATATTTACCGGAGGAAAATTATCTGATGAAGCAACAACAAATTCCCGGGCTACTTGTGGCCTCACATCCTTAGTTGATGCAAGTGCATTTTCATTTACAAGCCAGAAAACTGCTATAACGGCAAGCACTAGCAGTGGAAACTGTCCCCTGAGTGGCAGGCAGTTATTCTTATTTATCATCATACCCCTTGCCTCTTGCTGCTCGCTATTGCCTTCGTGAAAAGATAGTGAATAGCGCGACCCGGTCCGTCACTTCAATGTTAAAACCGATTATCCCCGAGTACACCGATGGGGCTTCCTTTTTCATCGAATATAGGGACGCAAATGGCTACCACCAGCGGCTTATCCTCGACGATCTAAAGACAGTGGAAATGTATGGTTTCCAGTTGGCACTTACCCCTTTATACCAGTAACGATCGGACAGGTCTTTCTCTGCGAATTCTGGAAAGAAAGGATAATTCACCAAGAGAATTGCGCGTTTATCGGTGACATAGGTCATGTCGATCTCGGCATTGTTTTTGAGGTTGGTCAGGTGCAACAAAGCGCCCTTAATGTCCTTATTCTTCACGGCATCGATGAATGTGGGCCGGTAAGCATGGGACTGGAGGATTCCTATGGTTGCTTTTTTGTGTTCTAGGATGAGGCCTGCGAGGAGATTTGCGATGGTCTTATCACTGACCAGACCACCGCCGGAATGAGGAGAATCAGGAAAAGAATATTGGTTGCGTACTTCCATGATCAGAATCCTCTTCTTCGCTGATTTTTGAGGTCGACATGGTTTTCAGAAGATTTACATTCTGACACGCTGACTGTCTGGGAGCATATAGTAAAAAAAAAGAAAATACCAGAGATTTCAATTCATAACCGATAATGAATACCGTTCGAAAGGGTGGATATTTTTCAAAATCACCAGACGCTTGACTTCAGGAAGGAACCCTCGCCCCCAATCATCCCCCTAAAATGCCATCTTTCAACCGCAACTCATCAATATACCTTGGTGAAAAAAATGGCAACTTGTAAGTCATGCCTTCGCCGCGATAAAGGGTGGATTAACGAATCAGTTCAGGAAGCTATACATATCAGCTGGATGAACCGTCTTTATGATAAAGTCGCATGCTTCGATCATGACTTTATCGCCAAAATCTCTTCGATGACACTTGGAAGGTTCGGCTGGCTGAAACTCAGTCCAGTCGCGGGAACTCGATGACGTTTTATGTCAGGAGGAACATGTTTGTGATGGGGAAACGTCGATGCAAGGCTGGAATCTTGGGGGTGCGGGAAATCATCGTACCAATAGAGGCGCTCATCCCCTCTGTAAATCTC of the Syntrophales bacterium genome contains:
- a CDS encoding transporter substrate-binding domain-containing protein: MMINKNNCLPLRGQFPLLVLAVIAVFWLVNENALASTKDVRPQVAREFVVASSDNFPPVNMLDKDGNLTGFGRDLSTAVIRAIGGQTNYIHSPVWSEVLDYLNLGKADFIHDTGYSKERDIVLDFSDPILEMKEVIIVRAGQYNITGIESLKGKTVACVNQHITHLYLMQFPAIRCRIVRTPAEGLYSLIAGDVDAFAYPEPIVTYLSQELRFGDKIKVTGEPLRTLKWSMAVRVGDKVLLSLLNEGIRKVRQSGEYERIYAKWFGKKILSGYSQKEIRIFGLIAISVSLAFGISIGLFILYWRLRNRRNELLKIITERKQAEDALRRMNTLLDSVVENIPNMIFLKDAGNLRFVRFNRAGEDLLGHSREDLLGKSDYDFFPKEQADFFTEKDRDVLRGKELVDIPEEPLQTRNKGKRTMHTKKVPILNAKGEPEYLLGISEDITERKQAERRLQDTLESLRKAVGTTIQVISSTVEARDPYTSGHQIRSADLARAIAMEMGLPQDKINGIRMAGSIHDIGKISIPAEILSKPTKLSDLEFSLIKEHARRGYEMLKDLESPWPLAEIVYQHHERMDGSGYPRNLIGDDILIEARILSVADVVEAMASHRPYRAGLGIEAALNEIEKNSDIIYDKTVAEACLRLFREKGFKLEGA